In the Diprion similis isolate iyDipSimi1 chromosome 13, iyDipSimi1.1, whole genome shotgun sequence genome, TAGTTTTCGCACCGATCCCAACGCTATCTCTACCAGTCAAATCCTTAGTCGAATCCGGATTCTCCAGCTTTTGAATCTGGGTGATAGCAGGGGAATCTGACCTTTGCTGCTCCACGCTTGCCACTGGAATTTTCGTGAGAAATTCAGTtaatctttgtttttatttctgacCTTGTGTttccaagaattttcaaagtcattaAAAGCAACACCATTAACGTCAAGGCAAACACATACCTAAGAACATTGCAGCATATCTATGCTCAGATGTTGTCAAatgttcattgaaattttatctgaATAACGATAGTATTACTAGAACTTTGACATCACTCGGGCAAGGAGTGTGCACCTTAGAAAATTCAACTGTGCTGACACTGTCTGTCGAGTGTACTTAATCGGGAATTCATACCGGAAGAGTACAACCAGTTTATTTCTTAAATATATATGCTGACACCGTACTAAAatatatgaattctattcattTCCAGATACTTTTCCAATTAATATATGGAAATTATTAGAAACAAATGATGGTTGATGTAATGATCGTGaggtaatttttatataattcgaCTGAAGCAGCACAAACTTACATTGATGCTTGTCAGCAAGCATAATTAAAGTCGATGGAAGATCCCGCCGCCTGAAGAAACACATCACCTTTGCTTCAACATTTCCACTCGCTGTCTGAAACATTGACCCAAATCAATATGAATAATTAAGTTCATGATCAATTTGGTTGAGAATATGTTTTGATAGACACTGGTTTTTTGCTGATCCATGGTGGATCCTCTCCACACAGGCCGAAACATATTATTGGAACAAATTTGCCTTCTTATTGGCTTCTGATATCGAGTAACCCCTTTATGTTAATCGCCTGATATTtattacacatgtatataaataccTTGTTCAATTCTTCTATTCTACGAATCTGATACGGTGAGGTTGACGACGTCTCGAAATACACGTAGtctggaaaatattgaaaacaataCGATTATCTCGagtatttgtaaatttgaaaagactACTAAAACAAAAGCACTAGTCAGGCTCGGTTGGTTGTCGAAATCAACATCAACATTAATATCGCTGTATACCCTGTAATTTGCGTTACATAGTTTACATGTTACTATTACTTTTAATAATACTGTTCTTCGGGATGCACAATTTTCCTATAAATTACCCAACCAGTGAGCCTTGAAAGAGTGTACATACAATAGatagaatattaaaattctttGCACCTATTTGCCCAATAGATTGACTTCGCTTCAAAAACTGTAAAACGATAGTACAGGCATTTCTATACATCATGATTTTAACTTTGTGATTATTACcacatgaaaataaatgtatcaAACAGTCGAAAGATTACAAATACGCGAAAAGACATTCAAACCACATTTTCCTTGGTCGTCAGACGAATTGATGTCTTGGCATAAAATTCTTTAGACgacatatttttcttccaaaggCACAGCAGGAATATTTGGCGATAGTGATCACTCAGACTCAGGGAAGAAAGGCTACAGCAGTAGCGCAATTCACAGAGTCCCATCGACCAGTTGACCTGGTTACTATCACCAAATGTTCCCGCTATGGGATTATCAttaatttcgttaaaaattgtaaCGCTTGAATTTTGATCGACTCGTTGTTCTGCAGATGTGATTAGATTTTCATTGCATTTCAATTGCATGCTATAATATGCTATATATACATTTCATGCATACAGACGTACACAGCAGCGGTCCTAGGCGACACCATGTATACAAGCATTTTTTTGTTAgtgttgggggggggggggggggggtgaatgTGTCTACACAGATGACAGGAATAAAAGGAGATGCAGAGATGATGGAAACATAAGTATTCGGTGTATTCGAGGCGTCTTAAAAGGCGGATGGCGGACGCTGCGcaagaaacaaacgaccgGCGGCGAGGGGACGCACGAATATTGGGCCGAGAAGCGGCGAGAGTTGGCCGTGGAgcgtgcatacatacatacatacatacctgcaTGCGTATGTACGGCGATGAGGGAGGGGCGGGGAAGGACGAAGAGGGGGTGGGAAAGGACGAGGAGGGGAAGGGGGACGCGTACAGGCGCCATAGTTTCTGCCATTTGCAAACATTCATTTTTCGTAGGTAATTAAAGCTAGGGGGAGGATTGAAATGGTCGAAAGAGGGATTTGAGAGAGCCAAAGAATGCGTCATACCTCCAACCCGGTACATGTTTGCAGTCATGTTGCTCGAGTCTTGAGAATCGATTTGCAACGccctttgaaaatttgttttaaaatctTCGTAGTATTCGGCCGGCATCGGCGCTCTCCGTTGCAAACGCGCACAACCGCGCCACAACTAGGGGACTTTAGCCGACACTTGGGACgcaccgtcgtcgtcgtcgtcgtcgtcgtcgtcgttgtcgtcgtcgtcgtcgtcgacgttaCCTAGTCGTTGTCGTCGCCCTGCTAGTCCTAGTCCTAGCTCCGTTCGTCACTTCATCGTAACTTTTTAACCCTCATATGTCCATCGGTGACGTCcgattattatctatttatcACTCGCACGGCACAGAGAATTATATGCACCTATGATCACCTGGTTTGACGCGCGCACAAATTTCACGTGCCCGTTAGAACCGCGAGCATCTTTGGCGGCGGCCCATTCCGTTCAACAGACCAACGCCATTTTCATTTTGGCGAGAAAGAGAGCCAAGCACACTGCACACACAGTACGAACCCGCAactctccgtctctctctttcttaccAACCCGCCGCGGTAGCTCCTTCTCTTTTTACCGTTGAGTCTCTCTTTCCAAAACACGCGACGCACGTTACAGGTATTACATATGACACGTATGTCAATACACATGTATGCATGCGTCTGTTAACGAACGTGAAAAATCACCCCTCTCGTTTACTCGCCCGCCGAGTCGTCAGCAAGCTTGATTCGTGCTCGGCTCGGCTTAGTCAAGAATCCAGCTTGATAAACGTTCGCGCAATCAACGCGTTGACGAATAATTTACGCCTTTCACTTCCACGATACACGAGTGTCAGAAATCCGTGAACTTTTGTCAACAAATCGCGCACGGAACGCCGCCCGGTGTGACACGGTACACCACATACAGCACAATTTCACACCACGGGTTATCGTAGGCGAATGAAGACATAGGTGCGGAAACTCGGTACACATTTAGCCGCTTAACATTACGGGACACGGGACACGGAACACGACCACGCTGGTCAAATGGGATTTTATCAGACAAATGGCGCTGCGATCGTCCACTTCCGGGTTTCAGGCATGAACGAATACGCAGGAATACAGTCGTCTTGGCTCTGCTGCTTACCGACTTACCGACGGAGCTCACCACGTGGACCCGTGAACGACAGATAATATGTTAACTCGGGGTCAACTGTAAACAAATATATTCTTCTTGTACAATTATCACGgacattttgaaagaaaaatgaaacatccGATAGAGGCGGTGATCGATAAAGTTTCTCTCAAACCGAATAAAATTCAACCGATTATTGGTAAGAAATAATCCCACCCGACAAAACGACACATACAATAAGCAATTCTAACCTTTCCCGTCACTCACCCATTTTCAATTGTAGATTGAGCGGttttaaatgattttgttATTCATGTTCAGTATTTAAATTTATCTTTCAGTGGATTTTCAAAATGGGGAGCTAAAGGATGACGAGGCTGTCAATATGGAATGCGGGCTGTACCGTGACAACAAAGTCAACAGACAACTGCTCGCTCTTTCGAACGGGCAGGTGGTTTATAAAGGTTACCGACCCGATCCTGACCAAGCTCCAACCTATACCATGCTTGCCATTCACAATAGGAAAACTGGTAAAGTCCGTTTAGTCCAAGCTGAGAGATGGCAGGTAGCTCCCGTATTGGACAGGGAACCAAAGGGCGGCAAAGACATAGATGACGACAGAATCGCTCTACTGAATAAACAGTTTGGTTCAAAAAGGGTTAAACGAAGAACGGAGCAAacagagagaatgaaaattaatgttaACTCTGTCACAAAACAACTGGAGGAAACTGTTTCTAGTAAGATTGGCAAATCGGTGCTCGAAATAATCTGTTTCACCTTGGTAGCATCATTTGTTAATCAAATtatcaatgatttttcaacatttgcaGACATTAGTATTGAAAGAACGGATCTTTCGCTACCTTCGTTGCACGACGAATCAGTAGCAAACACAAATTTACCCGAATGCAACAGGAATGTTTCCGATGTTCGAgatgtatacaatatagatGACATTGTTCCTCTAGCTAAACTGGAAACCTTGCATGATGCAGCCAAATCTGTCTTAAATCAGGAACAAGAAGGGTATTGCAATAATATCTAGTACCAGTCAAAGcattatttgaatattattgctagaatatcaatttgaagaaaaatccaattcaatataatttatGATAATACTTTCACAATACGTACATGAGATGAGTCGTTTCTTTCAGAAAATCGAAATTCTTTACGGAAACTTTAACAGCATTGATGTGTGACAACTGCCGTACAGAAAAAATTGCGTTACTGCTTTACATAGAAGCAGTTGCTGCTTGGCTCAATATGCCGATAAAAGATGCCAAGAAGAGAGGCATAATAATATGTAGCGAATCCAGCGATATTAATGATTACGTTATACAGACTTATAGCATGCGCAGTGCTCAGGGCAGGTAAATGTTTATTGCTATGCCATGAACAATTtgaatcgaaataattattttcagtcaGTAATAAAAGCATGTTTTCGGAAATTGTAAGTCATAATTGGTTTATATTATGGAATTCATTGCAGGCAACGACCGAACAGTATGCGAGACAAAGGAATTATGCACTGTTTAATCCTCGGCCTTACGATATCAAACTTTACACTGGACTTGAATTTGTTCACAACGATCATCAAAAATGGTGCAGGAATTAAGAAGTTAGGGGAATTGGCAAGATTCGTAGGTGCAGTgccaacaaaacaaaataagaaCGTTGTAGTCCTTAAACTACCATTGCCACCGCAATTAGCAGTGgctaaaaaaggaaagaagaagaaataaccATTCTTCGATCGAAATATGTATTCAAGCTCTACACTGCAACGAATCCATATTTTGTTGCACAAGATAACGGTATGATtctaataaatatattgatGATACGTGGGATGCGTTTCTAATAATCTAACCATCATTACTATTTTCCCACTCATTTCATTATCATTTCTTGCACGCGTGTGCGTCTGCATATGTATGCAACGTATAACGTCGTACAACCCCAAATAAGTTAGGGATGCAAACATGTGCATCCAACGAACGCGGTATGATGCGCCTAAAAGTTGTTACAACGCGTGCGTCGTTGGAGTTGTTGATCTTTCCTGCAAACTATGGAGGGTAGAGGTCAGGAGCAGTTTCTCATATGGgttttcaactgaaaaagtATTCGCCAAAAAGCAGCAAATCGTCGTTCAACAAGTCAATCTGATCGGCGCTTAGTAATCAGGGTTCGATGCGATCGGCGTTTTTTTCTGGAACTTTGCTGCAGcaacgtcttttttttttttttttttttttaaaccatcaAGTATAGGCTCAGCAACGCCATCTCGTATTGTATCCTATTTTACAGACGCTGTCTACACTACATGTACAACAGTACCCTGCTTCCAGTGCTTCCACCGCAGTGCCACAGCTGCTTGTAGTCGTGAATCATACCAATCGTTGAACAGTTGAATTAATATATCAATGATCGGAATCAAGAAAGAGGCTGTATTTTTCTTCGGGAAATTAATAACCTCCAAAATCTCGACATTCACAAATGTATATGAGGGAAGACATTTCACTGGTTTAAAGAATAAACGACCTCGGAAGAAATATGATCAGCTTAGTAGAAGAGGTTCGAAAGGGAGGGAACTTGTACTAGAATATTTCAGCGGGACAACGCTCGTGGAACACATCGACCAACTGCCACTAAATCTTTTTGCTAGTCCAACCTCAAATAATTACAATGTATACTTGTGTCACGACGATGTGGCCGCCCAAGTTGTAAATATGGTAAAAGATGATCTCTCAACCTCTCCTTCCAAAGTCATTGAAATGAACCCAGGGATAGGTTCGTTGACTAAGAAATTGATCGACTTTAACGTTCGGTTCGTCAAATTATTGGAACCAAATGAGAAGTTTACCACAATTTTGAAGGACTCGTTGATAAGATATTcggaaaatgtaaatattgaaaattttgatcttGTGAACTTTTGGAAACTAGTTTACCAAGACAAGTTTCAAGTTCCCCCGAGGGTGCCTCAGCTTCTTTCAGAGTTTTCGCGTGTTCCATGGGGAAACGAGCGTGgcttgaaaattattggaaGTGTTATGGATGGTAAATTTATTAGTTTTGTAGCGTTGGATATAATTAGACAGAGCAAGTTGTCCTCCTATGGAAGACCTTGCCTTTATCTCTGCATGCCGCCAGAGATTTGGGAGGTTTGTACTACATGAAAAGTCTTTTATTTGATTGTTAGAAAGAATGGAAGTATTAGAGTTGTAAGTTGGGGTTGGTCGGGCATGATTTTGAAATCAACACTTGACCGTGTAGtctgaattgaaatattttgccaCGAGTCACGTCTTAAATATCTCGCTATTCATTGCTCTCAGAAATACACAAATGATGGCTCACACCCACGGCGAAGGACCACGCCTATGTCCGTATTATTTCAAACGATATTTGACTGTGAAATACTCGGTCGAGTATCTAGAAGA is a window encoding:
- the LOC124413915 gene encoding dimethyladenosine transferase 2, mitochondrial is translated as MIGIKKEAVFFFGKLITSKISTFTNVYEGRHFTGLKNKRPRKKYDQLSRRGSKGRELVLEYFSGTTLVEHIDQLPLNLFASPTSNNYNVYLCHDDVAAQVVNMVKDDLSTSPSKVIEMNPGIGSLTKKLIDFNVRFVKLLEPNEKFTTILKDSLIRYSENVNIENFDLVNFWKLVYQDKFQVPPRVPQLLSEFSRVPWGNERGLKIIGSVMDGKFISFVALDIIRQSKLSSYGRPCLYLCMPPEIWEKYTNDGSHPRRRTTPMSVLFQTIFDCEILGRVSRRAFLPWQTYSVRLNQKELANNEAVMYVVRIEGKKNLFSEVMDEELLEPYWFFLRHILRSQSNRVIQQMECWEPDCGLALIKQGYNVFTYFSDLKPVKIYELYKDFTTWPSFQSSFIPCVENSIVIDYL
- the LOC124414127 gene encoding uncharacterized protein LOC124414127; this translates as MKHPIEAVIDKVSLKPNKIQPIIVDFQNGELKDDEAVNMECGLYRDNKVNRQLLALSNGQVVYKGYRPDPDQAPTYTMLAIHNRKTGKVRLVQAERWQVAPVLDREPKGGKDIDDDRIALLNKQFGSKRVKRRTEQTERMKINVNSVTKQLEETVSNISIERTDLSLPSLHDESVANTNLPECNRNVSDVRDVYNIDDIVPLAKLETLHDAAKSVLNQEQEGKSKFFTETLTALMCDNCRTEKIALLLYIEAVAAWLNMPIKDAKKRGIIICSESSDINDYVIQTYSMRSAQGRQRPNSMRDKGIMHCLILGLTISNFTLDLNLFTTIIKNGAGIKKLGELARFVGAVPTKQNKNVVVLKLPLPPQLAVAKKGKKKK